A region from the Methylovorus glucosotrophus genome encodes:
- a CDS encoding TPM domain-containing protein: MKKLSALLRWCLPLLLLASLWQAGAAQALEAIPPLTQRVTDLTSTLTAEQQAGLEARLQAFEQQKGSQIAILIVPTTQPEDIAQYSIRVVEAWKLGREKQDDGVLILLAKNDRKMRIEVGYGLEGAIPDVTTKRIISDVMAPYFRQGDFYGGLNAAVERIAALIDGEALPAPPQQARGGEHDWGDMLPILLFGGLIAGAMLRAVLGSFFGGVATGGLIGAAVWILGGGLIMALVLAFIAFVVTLAGIGSLGGFGGYGGGGFGGGSGGGGFSGGGGGFGGGGASGDW, encoded by the coding sequence GTGAAGAAGTTGAGCGCTTTGCTGCGCTGGTGCCTGCCCCTGCTGTTGCTTGCCTCTCTATGGCAGGCGGGGGCGGCGCAGGCGCTGGAAGCCATTCCACCGCTGACCCAGCGCGTGACCGACCTGACGTCGACCTTGACGGCCGAGCAGCAGGCCGGGCTGGAAGCGCGCCTGCAGGCATTTGAGCAGCAAAAAGGCAGCCAGATTGCCATCCTGATCGTACCGACGACCCAGCCTGAAGATATCGCCCAGTATTCCATCCGCGTGGTGGAAGCCTGGAAACTGGGGCGCGAGAAGCAGGACGATGGCGTGCTGATTTTGCTGGCGAAGAATGATCGCAAGATGCGCATTGAAGTCGGCTATGGCCTCGAAGGGGCGATTCCCGATGTCACCACCAAACGCATTATCAGCGATGTCATGGCGCCATACTTCCGGCAGGGCGATTTTTACGGCGGCTTGAATGCGGCCGTGGAGCGTATCGCTGCGCTAATCGATGGTGAAGCCCTGCCTGCGCCGCCGCAACAAGCGCGTGGTGGCGAGCATGACTGGGGCGATATGCTGCCGATTCTGCTTTTTGGCGGCCTGATTGCCGGTGCCATGTTGCGCGCCGTGCTGGGCAGCTTTTTTGGTGGTGTGGCCACCGGTGGCCTGATAGGCGCCGCGGTCTGGATCCTGGGTGGCGGCCTCATCATGGCGCTGGTGCTGGCCTTCATTGCCTTTGTCGTCACGCTGGCCGGTATTGGCAGTCTGGGTGGATTTGGTGGCTATGGCGGCGGCGGATTTGGCGGCGGTAGCGGTGGTGGCGGTTTTTCTGGTGGAGGCGGCGGCTTCGGCGGCGGCGGGGCTTCGGGAGACTGGTAA
- a CDS encoding TPM domain-containing protein, with amino-acid sequence MLKKSGFSRFISHLLATPWQFKRHFSQQALINIEKATAASERSHNGEIRVVVEGSLSPMHILQGVTPRHRAIELFSQLRVWDTAANNGVLIYLLLADRDVEIIADRGIHQHVGEAGWEAICREMEAMFRQGHFETGVLHGISRIGAALEQHFPPTSDDQNELPDAPLVL; translated from the coding sequence ATGCTGAAAAAATCCGGATTTTCACGTTTCATTTCCCACTTGCTGGCAACGCCATGGCAGTTCAAGCGCCACTTCAGCCAGCAGGCACTTATCAATATTGAGAAGGCCACGGCCGCGAGCGAACGCTCACATAATGGCGAAATTCGTGTGGTGGTGGAGGGTAGTCTTTCGCCCATGCATATCCTGCAAGGGGTCACGCCGCGTCATCGCGCCATTGAGCTGTTTTCGCAACTGCGGGTCTGGGATACCGCGGCCAATAATGGCGTGCTGATCTACCTGTTGCTGGCGGATCGCGATGTGGAAATCATCGCTGATCGCGGCATCCACCAGCATGTGGGCGAAGCGGGCTGGGAAGCAATCTGCCGCGAAATGGAAGCCATGTTTCGCCAGGGGCATTTCGAAACCGGCGTACTGCATGGGATTAGCCGCATAGGCGCCGCCTTGGAGCAGCACTTTCCCCCCACTTCTGATGATCAAAACGAGTTGCCCGATGCGCCGCTGGTTCTCTGA
- a CDS encoding proline--tRNA ligase has translation MRASQFFIATQKEAPQEAELPSHRLMLRAGLIKRLGSGLYTWMPLGLRVLRKVETVVRDEMNKAGALELLMPAVQPAELWQETGRWDVFGPQMLKITDRHERSFCFGPTHEEVITDLARREIKSYKQLPLNFYQIQTKFRDEIRPRFGVMRAREFIMKDAYSFHTSLESLEATYATMYQAYSNVFNRLGLKFRAVRADTGAIGGDGSHEFHVLADSGEDALAYCPASDYAANVELAEALPPSAPRAAAQETLREVDTPKQTACEDVAALLGISVTRTVKAIALMVAHGEGQSRFVLALLRGDHSLNEIKLAKQPGFADFRFATEEEIRAHLSCPPGFIGPVGVSAEVSVIADHTVAAMSDFVCGANKPKFHLAGVNFGRDLPEPSLVADIRNVINGDPSPDGKGVLELCRGIEVGHIFQLRTKYAEAMNATYQAENGELKIMEMGCYGVGVSRIVGAAIEQGNDARGIIFPAAMAPFSVAIAPIGMDRSDAVKDAALALYAELQQAGIDVLLDDRGERPGVMFADLELIGIPHRVVIGDRGLKEGQVEYQARSDEQAQSVALSEIVSKLKQALA, from the coding sequence ATGCGCGCCTCTCAGTTTTTTATTGCCACCCAAAAAGAAGCCCCACAGGAAGCCGAGCTGCCCAGCCATAGACTGATGCTGCGAGCCGGCCTGATCAAGCGCCTGGGCTCTGGCCTCTATACCTGGATGCCGCTGGGGTTGCGCGTATTGCGCAAGGTGGAAACCGTGGTGCGTGACGAAATGAATAAGGCCGGTGCGCTGGAACTGCTGATGCCTGCTGTGCAGCCTGCCGAACTGTGGCAGGAAACCGGGCGCTGGGATGTGTTTGGTCCCCAGATGCTGAAGATTACTGACCGCCACGAGCGTTCCTTCTGTTTCGGCCCTACGCACGAAGAAGTGATCACCGATCTGGCGCGGCGCGAAATCAAGAGCTACAAGCAATTGCCGCTCAACTTTTACCAGATCCAGACCAAGTTCCGCGATGAAATCCGCCCCCGCTTTGGCGTGATGCGTGCGCGTGAATTTATCATGAAAGATGCCTATTCCTTCCATACCAGCCTGGAATCGCTGGAGGCAACCTATGCCACCATGTATCAGGCCTATAGCAATGTGTTCAATCGTCTGGGCCTGAAATTCCGCGCGGTGCGTGCCGATACTGGCGCCATCGGTGGTGATGGCTCGCATGAGTTTCATGTGCTGGCGGATTCAGGTGAAGATGCGCTGGCTTACTGCCCTGCCTCTGACTACGCCGCCAACGTGGAGCTGGCAGAAGCATTGCCACCCAGCGCACCACGGGCCGCCGCGCAGGAAACCCTGCGTGAAGTGGATACCCCCAAGCAGACCGCCTGCGAAGATGTCGCCGCCTTGCTGGGTATCAGCGTCACCCGCACGGTGAAGGCAATTGCCCTGATGGTGGCCCATGGTGAAGGCCAATCCCGCTTTGTGCTGGCGTTGCTGCGCGGCGACCATAGCCTGAATGAGATCAAGCTGGCCAAGCAGCCTGGCTTTGCCGATTTCCGTTTTGCTACTGAAGAAGAAATCCGCGCGCATCTGAGTTGCCCTCCTGGCTTTATCGGCCCGGTAGGCGTGAGCGCCGAAGTGAGCGTTATTGCCGACCACACCGTGGCTGCCATGAGTGATTTTGTCTGTGGTGCCAACAAACCCAAGTTCCATCTGGCGGGCGTCAACTTTGGTCGCGATTTGCCTGAGCCTTCGCTGGTGGCGGATATCCGCAATGTGATCAATGGCGACCCCAGTCCGGATGGTAAGGGTGTGCTGGAACTGTGCCGTGGCATTGAAGTCGGCCATATTTTCCAGTTGCGTACCAAATATGCTGAAGCCATGAACGCGACCTACCAGGCCGAAAATGGCGAGCTCAAGATCATGGAAATGGGCTGCTACGGTGTTGGTGTATCCCGCATCGTGGGCGCGGCAATTGAGCAGGGCAACGATGCCCGCGGCATTATTTTCCCCGCCGCCATGGCGCCTTTCAGTGTGGCGATTGCGCCTATCGGCATGGATAGAAGCGATGCCGTCAAAGACGCTGCGCTGGCGCTGTATGCAGAACTGCAGCAGGCCGGCATTGATGTGTTGCTGGATGACCGTGGCGAACGGCCTGGCGTCATGTTTGCTGATCTGGAACTGATCGGTATCCCGCACCGTGTGGTGATTGGTGACCGCGGCCTGAAGGAAGGCCAGGTCGAGTATCAGGCACGTAGTGACGAACAGGCGCAGTCTGTTGCGCTGAGCGAAATTGTCAGCAAGCTGAAGCAGGCACTGGCCTGA
- a CDS encoding lytic transglycosylase domain-containing protein: protein MRALNKLCISGWLAWALLIALPAHAGAQKEEPLSNSVRALMQKSVSDLAAPRLVFASEVEGQRWMQDMSERLKKRMPDQTMREDFLRSVHYEASRAGLDPQMVLGLIQVESGFKKYAVSEVGARGFMQVMPFWVRSIGSPEHNLFHLRLNLRYGCTILRHYLDIENGDLYRALGRYNGSLGQPEYPNMVLSAWRNNWSYRPGY from the coding sequence ATGCGCGCATTGAATAAACTCTGTATATCCGGCTGGCTGGCCTGGGCACTCTTAATTGCGTTGCCTGCCCACGCCGGTGCGCAGAAAGAAGAGCCGCTCTCGAATAGTGTACGGGCGCTGATGCAGAAGTCCGTCAGCGATCTGGCCGCGCCCAGGCTGGTGTTTGCCAGTGAGGTGGAAGGCCAGCGCTGGATGCAGGACATGTCGGAACGTCTGAAAAAGCGCATGCCGGACCAGACCATGCGCGAGGATTTTTTACGGTCTGTGCATTACGAGGCATCGCGTGCGGGGCTGGATCCGCAAATGGTGCTGGGCTTGATTCAGGTGGAAAGCGGCTTCAAGAAATATGCGGTGTCGGAAGTCGGCGCGCGCGGCTTCATGCAGGTCATGCCGTTCTGGGTTCGCAGCATAGGCTCGCCGGAGCATAACCTGTTTCACCTGCGCCTCAATCTGCGCTATGGCTGTACCATCCTGCGGCATTATCTGGATATCGAAAATGGGGATTTGTACCGGGCGCTTGGCCGCTACAACGGCAGCCTGGGGCAGCCGGAATATCCCAACATGGTATTAAGCGCCTGGCGCAACAACTGGAGCTATCGCCCCGGTTACTAG
- the queA gene encoding tRNA preQ1(34) S-adenosylmethionine ribosyltransferase-isomerase QueA, which produces MRTEDFDFFLPEELIAQFPAAERDGSRLLRLDGNSGAIADHQFRELPQFLNAGDVLIFNDTRVIKARLQGHKESGGSIELLIERPLDTHRALAHIRASRSPKPGSRIFIGDGIPARVIERQDDLFLIEVEHATPLLDLLDQYGALPLPPYITHAADAEDDERYQTVYARTPGAVAAPTAGLHFNQAMLDRLQAAGIQIAYVTLHVGAGTFQPVRVDDISEHRMHSEIYTVPPATVDLINTARAAGHKITAVGTTALRALESAARSGALVAGSGETDIFITPGYRFQVVERLLTNFHLPKSTLMMLVSAFAGVEHIRAAYAHAIASRYRFFSYGDAMLLERRESTDQAPTPG; this is translated from the coding sequence ATGCGAACCGAAGATTTTGATTTTTTCCTGCCTGAAGAACTGATCGCCCAATTCCCTGCCGCCGAGCGTGATGGCAGCCGCCTTTTAAGGCTGGATGGCAATAGCGGCGCCATTGCCGACCATCAGTTTCGCGAACTTCCGCAGTTTCTAAACGCGGGCGATGTGCTGATATTCAATGATACGCGCGTGATCAAAGCCCGCTTGCAAGGCCACAAGGAAAGTGGCGGCAGCATTGAGCTGCTGATTGAGCGGCCGCTGGATACGCATAGAGCGCTGGCGCATATTCGCGCATCGCGCTCGCCCAAGCCTGGCAGCCGCATCTTTATCGGCGATGGCATTCCGGCACGCGTGATCGAGCGTCAGGACGACCTGTTCCTGATTGAAGTGGAGCATGCCACCCCCTTGCTGGATCTGCTTGATCAATATGGTGCCCTGCCCTTGCCACCGTATATTACCCATGCGGCCGATGCCGAAGACGATGAGCGTTACCAGACCGTTTATGCCAGAACCCCGGGGGCAGTTGCCGCGCCCACGGCCGGGCTGCATTTCAATCAGGCCATGCTCGATCGCCTGCAGGCGGCGGGCATACAGATCGCCTACGTTACCCTGCATGTAGGCGCGGGTACGTTTCAGCCCGTGCGTGTAGATGACATCAGCGAGCATCGCATGCACAGCGAGATTTATACCGTACCGCCTGCCACCGTCGATCTGATCAATACCGCGCGCGCTGCCGGCCACAAGATTACTGCCGTTGGCACCACCGCCCTGCGTGCCCTGGAAAGCGCAGCGCGCTCAGGGGCTCTGGTCGCGGGCAGTGGCGAAACCGACATTTTCATCACACCCGGTTACCGCTTTCAGGTGGTCGAGCGCTTGCTGACCAACTTTCACCTGCCCAAAAGCACGTTGATGATGCTGGTATCGGCCTTTGCCGGGGTGGAACATATTCGCGCGGCCTATGCCCATGCCATTGCCAGCCGTTACCGCTTTTTCAGCTACGGCGATGCCATGCTGCTGGAACGTCGGGAATCCACCGACCAAGCGCCCACCCCCGGTTAG
- the alkB gene encoding DNA oxidative demethylase AlkB — protein MSRDLFASDAPQALAAATFMLAGFALARQDILWRDIQAILRRSPLRHMQTPGGFTMSVAMSNCGPLGWVSDRKGYRYSPIDPLTDQPWPAMPLAMQQLATEAAALCGFDGFLPDACLINRYAPGTRMSLHQDKNEVDYSAPIVSVSLGVSAVFQLGGMQRSDKTSRINLQHGDVLVWGGEDRLRFHGVLPIKPQQHPLTGEDRINLTFRKAG, from the coding sequence ATGAGTCGTGATCTTTTTGCCTCAGACGCACCGCAAGCACTGGCAGCGGCCACATTTATGCTTGCTGGATTTGCACTCGCCCGGCAGGACATTCTGTGGCGTGATATCCAGGCTATCCTGCGTCGCTCGCCCCTGCGCCACATGCAGACGCCTGGCGGCTTTACCATGTCGGTGGCGATGAGCAACTGTGGTCCGCTGGGCTGGGTCAGCGACCGCAAAGGCTATCGCTACAGCCCTATCGATCCACTGACAGATCAGCCGTGGCCAGCCATGCCACTCGCCATGCAGCAGTTGGCCACCGAAGCAGCTGCGCTCTGCGGCTTCGACGGGTTTTTGCCGGATGCCTGCCTGATCAATCGCTACGCGCCCGGCACACGCATGAGTTTGCATCAGGACAAAAACGAGGTGGATTACAGCGCGCCCATCGTCTCGGTATCGCTGGGTGTAAGTGCGGTGTTTCAACTGGGAGGCATGCAGCGCAGCGACAAAACATCGCGTATCAACCTGCAGCATGGCGATGTCCTGGTGTGGGGCGGTGAAGACCGCTTACGGTTTCATGGCGTGTTGCCTATCAAGCCGCAGCAGCACCCGCTGACCGGCGAAGACCGCATCAACCTGACGTTTCGCAAGGCGGGCTAA
- a CDS encoding sulfatase-like hydrolase/transferase: MPSLLLSSFVGRGRNAGWRPFVFILLLSLLSAALLMADDLLFHAMGGAHYAVFEPVYGLVIWLLALGFWLCRQRWLVALVLMLFVFMQIIQFANLAFTGEPLSVSDLQNALQNPEDIHQALQASWAPYAWVLVVVGLPYGALFLLHGWLQPRLGLPYFSLAWLLILLILAAKPIRASYRDLEDFLPGPTRSALHNSMNVFSFFAVKGLQGDTTAPASDMHAMVPYRMTRQASPSMPRHIWLVVADSLRPDRMSLYGASRQTTPHLQRWMRQMNGIRLKGIAAGVSTAVSLPALMNVIREPGQEAWMKDKRHNLFRLAQEQGYETYWLSSQESKLLTYLGRPFIDHVVTKENRMVGFMQRRDALLADIIEKQMPTDKSFAVFNMRAVHFPYEENYQQDRAFTPPWPTTSEISHETRMLNAYDNAMLHWDDVMDRILRAFSKLDGEKYLIITADHGQLLGEEGRWGHNRLQPEVVEIPMMVLSGNTAQPADLVQDSWVSHYELGLWLAQRLGVQINNPNADVTLHFNHGDQLLGDRFVLPIREWPDRIEYHAPVLLSTLKPRQAADR, encoded by the coding sequence ATGCCCAGTTTACTTCTCTCTTCTTTTGTCGGGCGCGGCCGCAATGCAGGCTGGCGTCCTTTTGTTTTTATCCTGCTGCTCAGTTTGCTAAGCGCCGCCCTGCTAATGGCGGACGATCTGCTGTTTCATGCGATGGGTGGCGCGCATTATGCCGTGTTTGAGCCTGTCTATGGGCTGGTCATCTGGCTGTTGGCGCTGGGGTTCTGGTTGTGTCGCCAGCGATGGCTGGTGGCACTGGTGCTTATGCTGTTCGTCTTCATGCAAATCATCCAGTTTGCCAACCTGGCGTTTACCGGCGAGCCGCTCAGCGTCAGTGATCTGCAAAACGCCCTGCAAAATCCGGAGGATATCCACCAGGCGCTGCAGGCCAGCTGGGCGCCTTATGCCTGGGTGCTGGTGGTAGTGGGGTTGCCGTATGGGGCACTGTTTCTGTTGCATGGCTGGCTGCAACCGCGTCTGGGGCTTCCGTATTTCAGTCTGGCGTGGTTACTCATATTGCTCATTCTGGCGGCAAAGCCGATACGCGCGAGTTACCGCGATCTGGAAGACTTTTTGCCCGGCCCCACGCGCAGCGCTTTGCACAACAGCATGAATGTCTTTTCATTTTTTGCCGTCAAGGGCTTGCAAGGTGACACCACAGCGCCCGCCTCCGACATGCACGCCATGGTGCCTTATCGCATGACGCGGCAAGCTTCGCCCTCCATGCCACGGCATATCTGGCTGGTGGTGGCCGACTCCTTGCGACCGGACCGCATGAGCCTCTACGGCGCCAGCCGCCAGACCACGCCGCATCTGCAACGCTGGATGCGCCAGATGAACGGGATACGGCTGAAGGGCATTGCCGCCGGGGTGAGCACGGCGGTCAGCCTGCCTGCATTAATGAATGTGATACGCGAGCCCGGGCAGGAAGCCTGGATGAAAGACAAGCGGCATAATCTGTTCCGTCTGGCGCAAGAGCAGGGCTATGAAACCTATTGGCTGTCATCGCAGGAGTCCAAGCTGCTCACCTACCTGGGTCGACCTTTCATCGATCACGTGGTGACCAAAGAAAATCGCATGGTCGGCTTTATGCAGCGCCGCGATGCTCTGCTGGCCGATATTATTGAAAAGCAAATGCCCACGGATAAAAGCTTTGCCGTTTTCAATATGCGCGCCGTGCATTTTCCCTACGAAGAAAACTACCAGCAGGATCGCGCCTTTACACCGCCCTGGCCCACGACCAGTGAAATCAGCCATGAAACCCGCATGCTTAACGCCTACGATAACGCCATGCTGCATTGGGATGACGTCATGGATCGTATCCTGCGTGCTTTTTCAAAGCTCGATGGCGAGAAGTATCTGATTATTACCGCCGACCATGGGCAGCTACTGGGAGAGGAGGGCCGCTGGGGCCATAACCGCCTGCAACCGGAGGTGGTTGAGATCCCGATGATGGTCCTCAGTGGCAATACCGCGCAACCCGCGGACCTCGTTCAGGATTCATGGGTCAGTCATTACGAGCTTGGCCTGTGGCTGGCTCAACGTCTGGGCGTGCAGATTAATAACCCCAACGCGGACGTCACCCTGCATTTTAATCACGGCGACCAGTTGCTCGGAGACCGGTTCGTACTCCCCATCCGTGAATGGCCGGATCGGATTGAATACCATGCGCCCGTGCTGCTGAGTACGCTGAAGCCTCGGCAAGCGGCGGATAGATGA
- a CDS encoding integrase, with translation MATITKKVSAATQKVTYHVQVRKGHVQAYKTFTREKDAKAWAAEMESEISRGVYQSRAKAEKTTMADACDRYEEEVLPRLKGAAPDRSRLLNIKERIGHLKLSSITSAVLASYRDNRLKQVSKQTVIHELGLINRVLKACVREWEIPIPGGIPEVTKPTKPPGRSRRIEDDEIEAILAETKSFALAAIVRLALESAMRRGEMAKLTWDQVDLERRVIFLEDTKNGENRLVPLSLAASAALKQHREDQSEARRLAIEKLRLKKIEPDLTQKKWSDDRVFRMRPDSITQAFARAKERAREKYEQKCQDGGIQPVKGYLTNVTFHDNRHEATSRIADKVDNLVELASVTGHKDLQMLKRYYHPKIEDLVKKLG, from the coding sequence ATGGCCACCATTACAAAGAAAGTCTCTGCAGCAACTCAGAAGGTAACTTATCACGTTCAAGTGAGGAAGGGCCACGTCCAAGCGTACAAAACTTTCACAAGGGAAAAAGACGCAAAGGCCTGGGCCGCGGAAATGGAATCTGAGATTTCCCGAGGCGTTTATCAAAGCCGGGCCAAGGCCGAAAAAACAACGATGGCCGATGCCTGCGATCGGTACGAAGAAGAGGTGCTTCCCAGGCTAAAAGGAGCCGCGCCAGACAGGTCCAGACTGCTCAACATAAAGGAGCGCATTGGCCATCTCAAGCTGTCTTCTATCACATCAGCTGTTCTGGCCAGTTACCGGGATAACCGATTAAAACAGGTTTCGAAACAAACTGTCATTCACGAGCTGGGCTTAATCAACCGTGTGCTTAAGGCCTGCGTGCGCGAATGGGAGATCCCCATCCCAGGCGGAATTCCGGAAGTTACCAAGCCCACTAAACCTCCAGGCCGAAGCCGGCGTATCGAGGATGATGAAATCGAGGCAATATTAGCCGAGACGAAGAGCTTCGCTCTCGCCGCAATCGTTCGGCTGGCGCTCGAAAGCGCCATGCGCCGAGGCGAGATGGCCAAGCTCACCTGGGATCAAGTCGACCTGGAGCGCCGTGTAATTTTCCTGGAGGACACCAAGAACGGTGAAAACCGTCTAGTGCCCCTCAGTCTAGCAGCCTCGGCTGCCCTGAAACAGCATCGGGAAGACCAGTCTGAGGCCCGACGGTTGGCCATTGAGAAGCTACGATTGAAGAAGATTGAGCCTGATTTAACCCAGAAGAAATGGAGTGACGATCGGGTCTTCCGGATGCGTCCGGACAGCATTACCCAGGCCTTCGCGCGAGCAAAGGAGCGGGCTCGGGAAAAGTACGAGCAAAAGTGCCAGGATGGAGGTATCCAACCGGTGAAAGGCTACCTAACGAACGTTACCTTCCATGACAATCGGCATGAGGCGACAAGCCGGATCGCCGACAAAGTGGATAACCTTGTTGAGCTGGCCAGTGTGACGGGGCACAAGGACCTGCAGATGCTGAAACGATACTACCACCCGAAGATTGAGGATTTGGTGAAGAAGCTGGGGTAA
- a CDS encoding ATP-binding protein produces MPIFNFRDQDALGKVASVDTTNVIVDVENISHLKRLQVNHLAVLQSSKPGQHLIGLITQVTRKRGIEVLSDDGVMEQNSELNLCRIALIGTLLDRDGSRENVFRRTLESVPEIDANCFALEGENLTGFMRTLSSVSADGNALTLGKYTLDENAVAYLNGNKFFQRHAFIGGSTGSGKSWTTAKIIEQMSGLSTANAIVFDLHGEYAPLIGPGIEHFKVAGPADVEAKRTISDNVLYLPYWLLSYEALVSMFVDHSDQNAPNQAMIMAREINQGKRKYLEDNDQQALLRHFTVDSPVPFDLDFLMERLNSINVEMVPGAKPGSEKQGDFFGKLARMISRLENKISDKRLGFMFNGGVDILDFAWLDKFANAALGSTGENGKAGIKIINFSEVPSDVLPLIVSLVARVTFSVQQWTPSELRHPIALLCDEAHLYMPQRNMADSADNISLDIFERIAKEGRKYGVSLVVISQRPSEVNKTLLSQCSNFVSMRLTNAEDQGVIKRLLPDSLGGFSDILPTLDTGEALVVGDASLLPSRIRIDEPRNKPNSGTVNFWDEWQNAVKDNRLIIAVDNWRKQNIQ; encoded by the coding sequence ATGCCAATATTCAACTTTAGGGATCAAGACGCGCTCGGAAAGGTTGCCTCCGTTGATACAACGAATGTCATTGTGGATGTTGAGAATATCTCTCATCTAAAAAGACTTCAGGTTAATCATCTCGCTGTACTTCAGAGTAGCAAGCCTGGGCAGCACCTTATCGGCCTTATTACACAAGTGACTAGGAAACGAGGCATCGAGGTTCTTTCGGATGACGGTGTCATGGAACAAAATTCAGAATTGAATCTGTGCCGAATTGCTTTGATTGGAACCCTGTTGGATCGTGATGGATCCAGGGAGAATGTTTTCCGCCGAACACTCGAAAGCGTCCCTGAAATAGATGCGAATTGCTTCGCGCTCGAAGGCGAGAACCTCACAGGATTTATGCGTACACTTTCAAGTGTATCAGCGGACGGCAATGCCTTGACGCTAGGAAAGTACACCCTGGATGAAAATGCAGTAGCCTATCTTAATGGCAATAAATTCTTTCAGCGCCATGCCTTTATTGGAGGGAGCACAGGCTCTGGAAAATCTTGGACAACTGCCAAAATCATTGAGCAAATGTCAGGGCTTTCTACCGCGAATGCCATTGTCTTTGACCTTCACGGCGAATACGCTCCATTGATAGGCCCTGGCATTGAACATTTCAAAGTTGCAGGCCCAGCAGATGTTGAAGCCAAGCGCACTATTTCTGACAATGTGCTTTATCTTCCTTATTGGCTGCTTTCTTATGAGGCGCTCGTTTCAATGTTTGTAGATCATAGCGATCAGAATGCCCCTAACCAAGCCATGATTATGGCGCGAGAAATTAACCAAGGCAAAAGAAAGTACCTTGAAGACAATGACCAGCAGGCATTGCTAAGGCACTTCACTGTTGATAGCCCTGTTCCGTTCGATCTCGATTTCCTTATGGAGAGGTTGAATTCGATTAACGTCGAAATGGTTCCAGGCGCCAAACCCGGAAGCGAAAAGCAAGGTGATTTCTTCGGCAAGCTCGCACGTATGATCTCCAGACTTGAAAACAAAATTTCCGACAAACGACTCGGGTTCATGTTCAATGGTGGCGTAGACATTCTTGACTTCGCGTGGCTTGATAAATTTGCCAATGCCGCCCTTGGAAGCACGGGCGAGAATGGAAAGGCTGGTATCAAGATCATCAATTTTTCAGAGGTTCCCTCAGATGTCCTTCCTCTGATCGTCTCCCTTGTTGCGCGAGTGACATTTTCTGTGCAGCAGTGGACTCCATCAGAACTTCGCCACCCCATTGCACTTCTCTGTGACGAAGCTCACCTATATATGCCTCAGCGTAACATGGCCGATTCTGCCGACAATATTTCGTTGGATATATTCGAGCGCATCGCTAAGGAGGGACGTAAATATGGCGTTAGTTTAGTTGTAATCAGTCAGCGCCCATCCGAAGTGAACAAAACTCTGCTTAGCCAATGTAGTAACTTCGTATCTATGCGCCTAACCAATGCTGAAGATCAGGGTGTTATTAAACGTCTCCTTCCCGACAGCCTTGGCGGCTTTAGCGATATCCTTCCAACGCTTGATACTGGAGAGGCTTTGGTTGTTGGCGATGCCAGCTTATTGCCAAGTCGCATCAGAATCGACGAGCCACGGAATAAGCCAAATAGTGGCACGGTGAATTTCTGGGATGAATGGCAGAATGCAGTTAAAGACAACCGGCTGATAATTGCTGTCGATAATTGGCGTAAACAAAACATCCAATAG